The proteins below are encoded in one region of Toxoplasma gondii ME49 chromosome IV, whole genome shotgun sequence:
- the SRS19D gene encoding SAG-related sequence SRS19D (encoded by transcript TGME49_301170~Gene product name based on ToxoDB Community Expert Annotation.~Signal peptide predicted by SignalP 2.0 HMM (probability 0.987) with cleavage site probability 0.933 at residue 37~Predicted trans-membrane domain (TMHMM2.0):365-388), with product MARTQMTRRLGGGFRPRASKLMAICLGGIALFSTGEAVPDKFLEGLQTRSLQQSSVQTGPTFGDGVATCELKSVAEQAAAASTNALILSKGKLTAKLVCSGDGNAAVPESLTTVCKPGRADGTEKCKFGTATVSEGTEAELKSLLGVNSDVKWEMISTSETDNQGQTWTLTLNEGDLPFKDTPFFVGCKKTAKGKAGASGASPDSCKVPVHVEARASAEINNIVTCAYGQKSNEKAVQVELTADQRSVTINCGSVGSPMPADPTTQYCEPGDAESGTCKGKNYVDVLPKFEASWVKHDSQKNSVTLTIPDSGFPLENQKIRLACAVKEASETKAHADTATDTFGQKSSICNVSVTVRAGNFASSAISIMNAAANALGAVAVAGVLAGFL from the coding sequence GGCTGTTCCAGACAAATTTCTCGAAGGGCTTCAAACTCGGAGTCTGCAGCAATCGTCAGTTCAGACTGGACCGACATTTGGCGATGGAGTTGCCACATGTGAGCTGAAATCAGTCGCGGAACAAGCGGCGGCCGCATCAACGAACGCGCTGATACTGTCCAAAGGGAAGCTCACCGCTAAATTGGTGTGTTCTGGTGATGGCAATGCTGCGGTGCCAGAAAGCCTAACAACTGTGTGTAAGCCAGGAAGAGCTGACGGCACGGAAAAATGCAAATTCGGGACAGCAACCGTTTCTGAAGGCACTGAAGCCGAACTAAAATCCCTTCTCGGGGTTAACAGTGATGTCAAGTGGGAAATGATATCGACGTCAGAGACGGATAACCAGGGTCAGACCTGGACCCTGACCTTAAATGAGGGCGACCTACCTTTCAAAGACACCCCATTCTTCGTGGGGTGTAAAAAGACTGCCAAAGGCAAGGCGGGAGCTAGTGGTGCCAGCCCAGACTCGTGCAAGGTGCCAGTTCACGTGGAAGCGAGGGCTTCTGCTGAAATAAATAACATTGTCACGTGCGCATACGGCCAGAAGAGCAATGAGAAGGCCGTGCAGGTCGAGCTAACAGCAGATCAAAGGTCAGTTACCATCAACTGCGGCAGTGTCGGTTCTCCGATGCCCGCGGATCCGACCACCCAGTACTGCGAACCCGGTGATGCAGAATCGGGTACCTGCAAGGGCAAGAACTACGTCGACGTTCTGCCGAAGTTTGAGGCGAGTTGGGTAAAGCATGACAGCCAGAAAAATTCTGTCACCCTGACGATCCCGGATTCTGGATTTCCGTTGGAGAACCAGAAGATCCGGTTGGCGTGTGCTGTGAAAGAAGCATCTGAAACGAAGGCTCACGCTGATACTGCTACGGACACGTTTGGTCAAAAGTCGTCGATTTGCAATGTTTCCGTGACTGTCAGAGCAGGGAATTTCGCTTCATCTGCAATATCGATCATGAATGCGGCAGCTAATGCCCTCGGTGCTGTCGCCGTGGCGGGAGTTCTTGCCGGTTTCCTTTAA